From Mycolicibacterium cosmeticum, a single genomic window includes:
- the mshA gene encoding D-inositol-3-phosphate glycosyltransferase yields the protein MSAVAAPVAKRVAVLSVHTSPLAQPGTGDAGGMNVYVLQTALELARRGVDVEIFTRATSSADEPVVRVAPGVLVRNVVAGPFEGLDKNDLPTQLCAFTAGVLRAEANHEPGYYDIVHSHYWLSGQVGWLARDRWAVPLVHTAHTLAAVKNASLAAGDTPEPALRAIGEQQVVDEADRLIVNTELEAQQLVSLHHASRAQIDVVHPGVDLAVFTPGDKRAARAALGLDPTEPIVAFVGRIQPLKAPDVLLRAVAELPRARVVVAGGPSGSGLAAPDGLIRLADQLGITDRVTFLPPQSRAQLVDVYRAADLVAVPSYSESFGLVAVEAQACGTPVVAAAVGGLPVAVRDGVTGALVDGHDPERWAAVIGALLASGPERLGAAAVAHAATFSWAHTVDALLAGYGRAIADYRARHPRRDATARRGGRRFSMRRGVRL from the coding sequence CTGAGCGCCGTCGCCGCTCCGGTGGCCAAGCGGGTGGCGGTGCTGTCGGTGCACACGTCGCCGCTGGCCCAACCCGGCACCGGCGATGCCGGCGGGATGAACGTCTACGTGCTGCAGACCGCACTGGAACTGGCTCGGCGCGGCGTCGACGTGGAGATCTTCACCAGGGCGACGTCCTCGGCGGACGAGCCGGTGGTCCGGGTCGCCCCCGGCGTGCTGGTGCGCAACGTGGTGGCCGGCCCGTTCGAGGGGCTGGACAAGAACGACCTGCCGACGCAGCTGTGCGCGTTCACCGCCGGGGTGCTGCGCGCCGAGGCCAACCACGAACCCGGGTACTACGACATCGTGCACTCGCACTACTGGCTGTCCGGCCAGGTCGGCTGGCTGGCCCGCGACCGATGGGCGGTGCCGCTGGTGCACACCGCGCACACGCTCGCGGCGGTGAAGAACGCTTCGCTGGCCGCCGGCGACACCCCGGAGCCCGCGCTGCGCGCGATCGGTGAACAGCAGGTGGTCGACGAGGCGGACCGGCTCATCGTCAACACCGAACTCGAAGCGCAGCAACTGGTTTCGCTGCACCACGCGAGCCGCGCCCAGATCGACGTGGTGCACCCCGGGGTCGACCTGGCGGTCTTCACCCCCGGCGACAAGCGCGCCGCGCGGGCCGCGCTCGGGCTGGATCCCACCGAACCGATCGTGGCCTTCGTGGGCCGCATCCAGCCGTTGAAGGCGCCGGACGTGCTGCTGCGCGCGGTGGCCGAACTTCCCCGCGCCCGGGTCGTGGTGGCGGGCGGGCCGTCCGGGTCCGGGCTGGCCGCCCCCGACGGTCTGATCCGGCTGGCCGACCAGCTCGGGATCACCGACCGGGTCACCTTCCTGCCGCCGCAGTCGCGCGCCCAACTGGTCGACGTCTACCGCGCCGCCGACCTGGTCGCGGTGCCCAGCTACTCGGAGTCCTTCGGCCTGGTCGCGGTCGAGGCGCAGGCCTGCGGCACCCCGGTGGTGGCCGCCGCGGTGGGCGGCCTGCCGGTCGCGGTGCGCGACGGCGTGACCGGCGCCCTGGTCGACGGCCACGACCCCGAGCGGTGGGCCGCGGTCATCGGCGCGCTGCTGGCGAGCGGGCCGGAACGCCTGGGTGCCGCGGCCGTCGCGCATGCCGCCACCTTCTCCTGGGCGCACACGGTGGACGCCCTGCTGGCCGGCTACGGCCGGGCCATCGCCGACTACCGGGCGCGGCACCCACGCCGGGACGCGACGGCGCGGCGCGGCGGGCGGCGGTTCAGCATGCGACGGGGGGTGCGGTTGTGA
- a CDS encoding class I SAM-dependent methyltransferase, which translates to MSKPIGQPTRGTTGYNRLRRSDRWLVHSPAVRAALLAAAEPLVVDLGYGALPVTTVELAARLRTVRADVRVVGLEIDPQRVATARAADTDVEFALGGFELAGLRPVLVRAFNVLRQYPVTEVDAAWAQLRTRLAPGGLIVDGTCDELGRRCCWVLLDAAGPVSLTLACDPFAIERPSDLAERLPKVLIHHNVAGQPIHDLLTAADRAWAAAAGQGVFGPRVRWRAMLDALRAQGLPVQPSRRRLRDGVLTMPWQAVAPH; encoded by the coding sequence CTGAGCAAGCCCATCGGCCAGCCGACGCGTGGCACCACGGGCTACAACCGGCTGCGCCGCAGCGACCGCTGGCTGGTGCACTCCCCCGCCGTCCGCGCGGCACTGCTGGCCGCCGCCGAGCCGCTCGTCGTCGACCTCGGCTACGGCGCGCTGCCGGTCACCACCGTGGAGCTGGCCGCCCGGCTGCGCACGGTCCGGGCCGATGTCCGGGTGGTCGGCCTGGAGATCGACCCGCAGCGGGTGGCCACCGCCCGCGCGGCGGACACCGATGTCGAATTCGCGCTGGGCGGTTTCGAACTGGCCGGCCTGCGGCCGGTGCTGGTGCGCGCCTTCAACGTGCTGCGCCAGTACCCGGTGACCGAGGTGGACGCCGCGTGGGCACAGCTGCGCACCCGGCTGGCGCCCGGCGGGCTGATCGTCGACGGCACCTGCGACGAGCTGGGCCGGCGCTGCTGCTGGGTGCTGCTCGACGCGGCCGGACCGGTCAGCCTGACCTTGGCCTGCGATCCGTTCGCGATCGAGCGCCCGTCCGATCTGGCCGAGCGGCTGCCGAAGGTGCTCATCCACCACAACGTCGCCGGCCAGCCGATCCACGACCTGCTGACCGCGGCGGACCGGGCCTGGGCGGCCGCCGCCGGGCAGGGCGTGTTCGGCCCGCGGGTGCGCTGGCGGGCGATGCTCGACGCGCTGCGCGCCCAGGGGCTGCCGGTGCAGCCGTCGCGCCGCCGGCTGCGCGACGGGGTGCTCACGATGCCCTGGCAGGCCGTCGCACCGCACTAG
- a CDS encoding LmeA family phospholipid-binding protein gives MTDPWAQPTEAAPAGPPAGAGAPLPPPPPGAEPPKSVGAKIAGLFRDPLSIVLVVVIVLALVVAGAVGSELVARHIADKTVTQITSCVVQDNVDVSFGKTPFLLQHLAKHYNNITVTTAGNRIREADGMKAQIIINDVRLTGNQNAPGTIGALDANITWTADGIKNTIQNQIPLVGSFVSSVSTHPSDGTIELQAALGSIVVKPEVRNNNLTLEVQSLSGLGFMLPRETVQPALDAFLEQITKDIPLGIHADSVQVTDTGVTAKFLTRNATMPPGRSGQGGDPCFAGLD, from the coding sequence GTGACCGATCCCTGGGCTCAACCCACCGAAGCAGCGCCCGCCGGGCCTCCTGCCGGCGCGGGAGCTCCGCTGCCGCCACCCCCGCCCGGCGCCGAGCCGCCGAAGTCCGTCGGCGCCAAGATCGCGGGCCTGTTCCGCGATCCGCTGTCGATCGTGCTGGTGGTGGTCATCGTGCTGGCCCTGGTGGTCGCCGGCGCCGTGGGTTCGGAGCTGGTGGCCCGGCACATCGCCGACAAGACCGTCACCCAGATCACCTCCTGCGTGGTGCAGGACAACGTCGACGTGTCGTTCGGCAAGACCCCGTTCCTGCTGCAGCATCTGGCCAAGCACTACAACAACATCACGGTGACCACCGCGGGCAACAGGATCCGCGAGGCCGACGGGATGAAGGCCCAGATCATCATCAACGACGTCCGGCTGACCGGAAACCAGAACGCGCCCGGCACCATCGGCGCGCTGGACGCGAACATCACCTGGACCGCCGACGGCATCAAGAACACCATCCAGAACCAGATTCCCCTGGTCGGCAGCTTCGTCAGCAGCGTCAGCACCCATCCCAGTGACGGCACCATCGAACTGCAGGCCGCACTCGGCAGCATCGTCGTCAAGCCCGAGGTGCGGAACAACAACCTGACCCTGGAGGTGCAGAGCCTGTCCGGGCTGGGCTTCATGCTGCCGCGCGAGACGGTGCAGCCTGCTCTGGACGCGTTCCTCGAGCAGATCACCAAGGACATTCCGCTGGGCATCCACGCCGACAGCGTGCAGGTCACCGACACCGGGGTGACCGCGAAGTTCCTGACCCGCAACGCGACGATGCCCCCGGGCCGCAGCGGTCAGGGCGGCGATCCCTGCTTCGCCGGGCTGGACTAG
- a CDS encoding phosphoglyceromutase: MATLILLRHGESQWNEKNLFTGWVDVDLTDKGRAEAVRGGTLLREQGVLPDVLYTSLLRRAITTAHLALDAADRLWIPVHRDWRLNERHYGALQGLDKAETLAKYGEEQFMAWRRSYDTPPPPIEKGSEFSQDADPRYADIGGGPLTECLADVVARFVPYFEQAIVPDLKAGKTVLIAAHGNSLRALVKYLDGMSDDEVVGLNIPTGIPLRYDLDADLKPTVPGGQYLDPEAAAAGAAAVAAQGAKK; the protein is encoded by the coding sequence ATGGCGACCCTGATCCTGCTGCGCCACGGCGAGAGCCAGTGGAACGAGAAGAACCTGTTCACCGGATGGGTCGATGTCGACCTCACCGACAAGGGCCGGGCCGAGGCGGTGCGCGGCGGCACGCTGCTGCGCGAGCAGGGTGTGCTGCCCGACGTGCTGTACACGTCGCTGCTGCGCCGCGCCATCACCACCGCGCATCTGGCGCTGGACGCCGCCGACCGGCTGTGGATCCCGGTGCACCGGGACTGGCGGCTCAACGAGCGCCACTACGGCGCGCTGCAGGGCCTGGACAAGGCCGAGACGCTGGCCAAGTACGGCGAGGAGCAGTTCATGGCCTGGCGGCGCAGCTATGACACCCCGCCGCCGCCCATCGAGAAGGGCAGTGAGTTCAGCCAGGATGCCGACCCGCGGTACGCTGACATCGGCGGCGGCCCGCTGACCGAATGCCTGGCCGACGTGGTGGCCCGGTTCGTGCCGTACTTCGAGCAGGCCATCGTGCCGGACCTCAAGGCGGGCAAGACCGTGCTGATCGCCGCGCACGGCAACTCGCTGCGCGCGCTGGTCAAGTACCTGGACGGGATGTCCGACGACGAGGTCGTCGGGCTGAACATCCCCACCGGCATCCCGCTGCGCTACGACCTGGACGCCGATCTCAAGCCCACGGTGCCGGGCGGTCAGTACCTGGATCCGGAGGCGGCCGCGGCGGGCGCGGCGGCCGTGGCCGCGCAGGGCGCCAAGAAATAG
- a CDS encoding SDR family NAD(P)-dependent oxidoreductase codes for MTSSSATPRVAVVTGASSGIGAATAKTLAGLGFHVVCVARRADRIEALAREIGGSAIVADVTSDADVDRLAETLDGVSVLVNNAGGAKGLEPVAGADLDDWRWMWETNVLGTLRVTRALLPKLVASGDGLVVTVTSIAAFETYDGGAGYTSAKHAQGALHRTLRGELLGKPVRLTEIAPGAVETEFSLVRFKGDQGRAEAVYEGITPLVAEDVAEVIGFVASRPAHVNLDQIVIRPRDQAPHGRFNRRV; via the coding sequence ATGACTTCCTCATCAGCCACCCCTCGCGTCGCCGTGGTCACCGGCGCCAGTTCCGGCATCGGTGCGGCGACCGCGAAAACCCTTGCCGGCCTTGGCTTTCATGTGGTTTGCGTGGCCCGCCGCGCCGACCGCATCGAGGCACTCGCCCGGGAGATCGGCGGGTCGGCGATTGTGGCGGACGTCACTTCCGACGCCGACGTCGACCGGCTCGCCGAGACGCTGGACGGCGTCTCGGTGCTGGTGAACAACGCCGGCGGGGCCAAGGGCCTGGAGCCGGTCGCCGGTGCCGACCTGGACGACTGGCGGTGGATGTGGGAGACCAACGTGCTGGGCACGCTGCGGGTGACCCGGGCGCTGCTGCCCAAACTCGTCGCGTCCGGCGACGGGCTGGTCGTCACCGTCACTTCGATCGCGGCGTTCGAAACCTACGACGGCGGCGCCGGCTACACCTCGGCCAAACACGCCCAGGGCGCCCTGCATCGCACGCTGCGCGGTGAACTACTCGGAAAACCTGTGCGGCTCACCGAGATTGCGCCCGGCGCGGTCGAAACCGAATTCTCCCTGGTGCGGTTCAAGGGCGACCAGGGCCGCGCCGAGGCGGTCTACGAGGGCATCACCCCGCTGGTGGCCGAGGACGTCGCCGAGGTGATCGGCTTCGTCGCCTCGCGCCCCGCCCACGTCAACCTGGACCAGATCGTGATCCGGCCGCGCGATCAGGCCCCGCACGGGCGGTTCAACCGCCGGGTGTAG
- a CDS encoding ROK family protein, whose protein sequence is MRTATITASTASSATAAAAAPTVAHAKAHAKRALLARHHIVAPSLKVADVAAAAVFGAARQRGPIARDAIARVTGLSIATVNRQVTALLDAGVLRERADLAVSGAIGRPRVPVEVNHEPFLTLGLHIGARTTSIVATDLFGRTLDVVETPTPRGTQNAALASLAGSARRYLSRWHRRRPLWVGVAAGGVVDSVSGYLDHPRLGWSEAPVGPVLAETLGLPVSVASHVDAMAGAELLLGVRRPGTQTGTSLYVYARETVGYALSIGGRVHSPASGPGTIAALPVNSELLGGSGQLESTVSDEAVLTAARAQRIIPAEGPASTLTAVLRAARAGHDGARALLNERARVLGEAVALLRDMLNPDDLVVGGQAFTEYPEGMEVLERAFVARSVLPARDIRVTAFGNRVQEAGAGVVSLGGLYADPIAAMRRAQLRRGELVTPGV, encoded by the coding sequence ATGCGCACCGCCACCATCACCGCTTCCACCGCTTCCTCAGCCACCGCCGCTGCCGCCGCCCCGACTGTGGCCCACGCGAAGGCCCACGCCAAGCGCGCCCTGTTGGCCCGCCACCACATCGTCGCCCCGTCGCTGAAGGTCGCCGACGTGGCCGCCGCGGCCGTGTTCGGCGCCGCCCGCCAGCGCGGACCGATCGCCCGCGACGCCATCGCCCGGGTCACCGGCCTGAGCATCGCCACGGTGAACCGGCAGGTCACCGCCCTGCTGGACGCGGGTGTGCTGCGCGAGCGGGCCGACCTCGCGGTGTCCGGCGCCATCGGCCGGCCCCGCGTCCCGGTGGAGGTCAACCACGAGCCCTTCCTCACCCTCGGCCTGCACATCGGCGCCCGCACCACCAGCATCGTGGCGACCGACCTGTTCGGCCGCACCCTCGACGTCGTCGAGACCCCCACCCCGCGCGGCACCCAGAACGCCGCGCTGGCCTCGCTGGCCGGCAGCGCGCGGCGCTACCTGAGCCGCTGGCACCGCAGGCGCCCGCTGTGGGTCGGGGTGGCCGCCGGTGGTGTGGTCGACAGCGTGTCCGGTTACCTCGACCACCCGCGGCTGGGCTGGTCGGAGGCGCCCGTCGGCCCGGTGCTGGCCGAGACGCTGGGCCTGCCGGTGTCGGTGGCCTCGCACGTCGACGCGATGGCCGGCGCCGAATTGCTGCTCGGGGTGCGCCGGCCGGGTACCCAGACCGGCACCAGCCTGTACGTCTACGCCCGGGAAACGGTCGGCTACGCGCTGTCCATCGGCGGCCGGGTGCACTCGCCCGCCAGCGGCCCCGGCACCATCGCCGCACTCCCGGTGAACTCCGAATTGCTGGGCGGCAGTGGACAATTGGAGTCCACCGTCAGCGACGAGGCGGTGCTCACCGCGGCCCGGGCCCAGCGCATCATCCCGGCCGAGGGCCCGGCGTCCACACTGACCGCGGTGCTGCGCGCCGCCCGAGCCGGCCACGACGGCGCCCGCGCCCTGCTCAACGAGCGCGCCCGGGTGCTCGGCGAGGCGGTGGCCCTGCTGCGCGACATGCTCAACCCCGACGACCTGGTGGTCGGCGGGCAGGCCTTCACCGAATACCCGGAGGGCATGGAGGTGCTGGAGCGGGCGTTCGTGGCGCGGTCGGTGCTGCCGGCCCGGGACATCCGGGTGACCGCGTTCGGCAACCGCGTCCAGGAGGCCGGCGCCGGTGTGGTGTCCCTCGGCGGGCTCTACGCCGACCCGATCGCCGCCATGCGCCGCGCTCAGCTGCGCCGCGGCGAGCTCGTGACGCCCGGGGTGTAG
- a CDS encoding carbon-nitrogen hydrolase family protein → MRIALAQIRSGTDPAANLELVTRYTREAAADGAALVLFPEATMCRFGVPLAPVAEPLDGRWADGVRAVARETGITVVAGMFCPSGDGRVTNTLIASGPGADAHYDKIHLYDAFGFAESKTVAPGSEPVVIDVNGVKVGLTLCYDVRFPELYLELADRGAQLITVHASWGTGAGKLDQWTLLARARAIDTTAVVAAVDQAYPGDEIAALGPTGVGGSLVASALGEIVQAAGAEPQLVVTDIDLDAAARARETIAVLRNRTPFAKAQSTA, encoded by the coding sequence ATGCGGATTGCCCTGGCCCAGATCCGGTCCGGTACCGATCCGGCCGCGAACCTGGAGCTCGTCACGCGGTACACCCGCGAGGCCGCCGCGGACGGGGCGGCCCTGGTGTTGTTCCCCGAGGCCACCATGTGCCGGTTCGGTGTGCCGCTGGCGCCGGTGGCCGAGCCGCTGGACGGCCGCTGGGCCGACGGGGTGCGCGCCGTCGCCCGGGAAACCGGGATCACCGTCGTCGCCGGGATGTTCTGCCCGTCGGGTGACGGGCGGGTCACCAACACGCTCATCGCGTCCGGCCCGGGCGCCGACGCGCATTACGACAAGATCCACCTGTACGACGCGTTCGGCTTCGCCGAGTCCAAGACCGTCGCACCGGGCAGCGAGCCGGTCGTGATAGACGTGAACGGCGTCAAGGTCGGCCTGACGCTCTGCTACGACGTCCGGTTCCCCGAGCTCTACCTCGAGCTGGCCGACCGCGGCGCCCAGCTGATCACCGTGCACGCGTCCTGGGGCACCGGCGCAGGCAAGCTGGACCAGTGGACCCTGCTGGCCCGGGCCCGCGCCATCGACACCACCGCGGTGGTGGCCGCGGTGGACCAGGCCTACCCCGGTGACGAGATCGCCGCACTCGGCCCGACCGGGGTCGGCGGCAGCCTGGTGGCGTCCGCGCTGGGCGAGATCGTGCAGGCGGCCGGAGCCGAACCGCAGCTGGTGGTGACCGATATCGACCTCGACGCGGCCGCCCGCGCCAGGGAGACGATCGCGGTGCTGCGCAATCGCACGCCGTTCGCTAAGGCACAATCGACTGCGTGA
- a CDS encoding DUF2505 domain-containing protein, with protein sequence MPRSFDLAATYEYTAAEVHAAFSEKQYWLARLEKSGCDEISLDVLETGADGGIEVVTTQTVRPTKLPALVTQFHRGDLTLIREERWTPLRGADSGTGRATATIKGDLPGTPARVAATATLFDTTDGARGDVHVTIEVKIPLVGGKLENFIGGHLVEMLRLEQVFTSEWIREHG encoded by the coding sequence ATGCCACGTTCATTCGACCTGGCAGCCACCTACGAATACACCGCCGCCGAAGTGCACGCGGCGTTCTCCGAGAAGCAGTACTGGCTGGCTCGGTTGGAGAAGTCCGGCTGCGACGAGATCTCCCTCGATGTGTTGGAGACGGGTGCCGACGGCGGTATCGAGGTGGTGACCACCCAGACCGTCCGGCCCACCAAACTGCCCGCGCTGGTCACACAGTTCCACCGCGGCGACCTGACCCTGATCCGCGAGGAGCGCTGGACCCCGCTGCGCGGCGCGGACTCCGGGACCGGACGCGCCACCGCGACCATCAAGGGCGATCTGCCCGGCACCCCGGCCAGGGTGGCGGCCACCGCGACGCTCTTTGACACCACTGACGGCGCGCGCGGCGATGTGCACGTCACCATCGAGGTCAAGATCCCGCTCGTGGGCGGGAAGCTGGAGAATTTCATCGGCGGCCATTTGGTCGAGATGCTGCGGTTGGAGCAGGTCTTCACCAGCGAGTGGATCAGGGAGCACGGCTGA
- a CDS encoding L,D-transpeptidase, with translation MSPAGETSPLVNRRRALTVLAAGSAGLLAACAGKSIKPDAQSAAPAPAPVITYTPVDKADDVVPTSPIGVSVSDGWFQHISLTNAAGKAVAGALNQDRTGFTVTEPLGYGVQYTWAGSVVGRDGKAVPVEGSFTTVNPTTTVNGQFQLADGQVVGVAAPIILQFDAAIDDKYRAGIEKALKVTTTPAVEGSWAWLPDEVGGSRVHYRTREYYPAGTKVNVRAALYGVPFGEDAYGATDSTLDISIGRRQVVKAEASSHRIQVITDEGVIMDFPCSYGEGDLDRNVTRSGIHVVTEKYEDFYMTNPAAGYANVRERFAVRISNNGEFIHCNPNSIGAQGNTNVTNGCINLNLENSQQYFNSAMYGDPVEVTGTRIDLSYADGDIWDWAVPWDEWKAMSALSSQKPPKDIPASAPATPTDAPTLSGTPTTTPSTSPAATPGG, from the coding sequence GTGAGCCCCGCAGGTGAGACGTCCCCGCTCGTGAATCGGCGGCGTGCCCTCACCGTGCTCGCAGCCGGCAGTGCCGGTCTGCTGGCCGCGTGTGCGGGCAAATCGATCAAACCCGACGCCCAGTCCGCGGCCCCGGCGCCGGCCCCGGTGATCACCTACACGCCGGTCGACAAGGCCGACGACGTGGTGCCGACCTCGCCGATCGGCGTCTCGGTCAGCGACGGCTGGTTCCAGCACATCAGCCTCACCAACGCCGCGGGCAAGGCCGTGGCCGGGGCCCTCAACCAGGACCGCACCGGCTTCACCGTCACCGAACCGCTCGGTTACGGCGTGCAGTACACCTGGGCCGGTTCGGTGGTCGGGCGCGACGGCAAGGCCGTGCCGGTCGAGGGCAGCTTCACCACGGTGAACCCGACCACCACCGTCAACGGCCAGTTCCAGTTGGCCGACGGGCAGGTGGTGGGTGTCGCGGCGCCGATCATCCTGCAGTTCGACGCGGCCATCGACGACAAGTACCGGGCCGGTATCGAGAAGGCTCTGAAGGTCACCACCACTCCGGCGGTGGAGGGCAGCTGGGCCTGGTTGCCCGACGAGGTGGGCGGGTCCCGGGTGCACTACCGCACCAGGGAGTACTACCCGGCCGGCACCAAGGTGAACGTGCGGGCCGCCCTCTACGGCGTACCGTTCGGTGAAGATGCTTACGGTGCAACCGATTCCACGCTCGACATCAGCATCGGCCGGCGCCAGGTGGTCAAGGCCGAGGCCTCCAGTCACCGCATCCAGGTGATCACCGACGAGGGCGTCATCATGGATTTCCCGTGCAGCTACGGCGAGGGCGACCTGGACCGCAACGTCACCCGCAGCGGCATCCACGTGGTCACCGAGAAGTACGAGGACTTCTACATGACCAACCCGGCCGCCGGGTACGCCAACGTGCGCGAGCGCTTCGCCGTGCGGATCTCCAACAACGGTGAGTTCATCCACTGCAACCCGAACAGCATCGGCGCGCAGGGCAACACCAACGTCACCAACGGCTGCATCAACCTGAACCTGGAGAACTCGCAGCAGTACTTCAACAGCGCGATGTACGGCGATCCGGTGGAGGTCACCGGCACCCGCATCGACCTGTCCTACGCCGACGGTGACATCTGGGACTGGGCGGTGCCCTGGGACGAGTGGAAGGCCATGTCGGCGCTGAGTTCGCAGAAGCCGCCCAAGGACATCCCGGCCTCGGCCCCGGCCACGCCGACCGACGCCCCCACCCTGTCGGGCACGCCGACGACCACCCCGTCGACCAGTCCGGCCGCTACACCCGGCGGTTGA
- a CDS encoding UDP-N-acetylmuramate dehydrogenase, which yields MPSTLPLPPVVSESFVGAAVARDVPLAPLTTLRVGPVADRLITCDTTEKLVGVLRALPVADDVLVLAGGSNVLLADDLSGLTVVAVANTEITVTGATVRAEAGALWDDVVVTALAHGLGGLECLSGIPGSAGATPVQNVGAYGAEVADTLSRIRLLDRRTGEDRWVDPAELGFGYRHSVLKNSSRAVVLEVEFALDPGGRSAPLRYGELATALGVAAGERTDPIRVREAVLALRAAKGMVLDAGDQDTWSAGSFFTNPVVQPAVLDRVRAAHPGRVPNYPAPDGVKLAAGWLVEQAGFGKGFPGPDAAATLSTKHALALTNRGRATSADLIALARTVRDGVRNHFGIELTPEPILLGCRL from the coding sequence ATGCCGTCCACGCTACCGTTACCACCCGTGGTCAGTGAGTCTTTCGTGGGCGCGGCGGTTGCCCGCGACGTCCCGCTGGCACCGCTGACCACGCTGCGGGTGGGCCCCGTCGCCGACCGGCTGATCACCTGCGACACCACCGAGAAACTCGTCGGTGTGCTGCGCGCGCTGCCCGTCGCCGACGACGTGCTGGTGCTGGCGGGCGGCTCGAACGTGCTGCTGGCCGACGATCTGAGCGGCCTGACCGTGGTGGCGGTGGCCAACACCGAGATCACCGTCACGGGAGCGACCGTCCGCGCGGAGGCCGGGGCGCTGTGGGACGACGTGGTGGTCACCGCCCTGGCGCACGGGCTGGGCGGGCTGGAATGCCTGTCCGGCATCCCCGGCTCGGCGGGCGCGACGCCGGTGCAGAACGTGGGCGCCTACGGCGCCGAGGTGGCCGACACCCTCTCCCGGATACGACTGTTGGACCGCCGGACCGGGGAGGACCGCTGGGTGGACCCGGCCGAACTGGGCTTCGGCTACCGGCACAGCGTCCTGAAGAACTCGTCGCGGGCGGTGGTGCTGGAGGTCGAGTTCGCGCTCGATCCGGGCGGGCGCAGCGCGCCGCTGCGCTACGGCGAGCTGGCCACCGCGCTGGGCGTCGCGGCGGGGGAGCGGACCGACCCGATCCGGGTGCGGGAGGCCGTGCTGGCGCTGCGCGCCGCCAAGGGCATGGTGCTGGATGCGGGCGACCAGGACACCTGGAGCGCGGGGTCGTTCTTCACCAATCCGGTGGTGCAGCCGGCGGTCCTCGACCGCGTCCGGGCCGCTCATCCGGGCCGGGTGCCGAACTATCCGGCGCCCGACGGGGTCAAGCTGGCGGCGGGCTGGCTGGTCGAGCAGGCCGGTTTCGGCAAGGGATTCCCGGGTCCGGACGCGGCGGCGACGCTGTCCACCAAGCACGCGCTGGCGCTCACCAATCGGGGCCGGGCCACCTCGGCCGACCTCATCGCGCTGGCCAGGACGGTGCGGGACGGGGTGCGCAACCATTTCGGGATCGAGCTCACACCCGAGCCGATTCTGCTTGGGTGCCGGCTCTAG
- a CDS encoding type III secretion system chaperone family protein, which translates to MSPVQDLIEATLQEHELEYAHHRGAHGGLPGLVVALPGERRLKTNTILSIGEHSVRVEAFVCRKPDENFEGVYRFLLKRNRRLYGVAYTLDNLGDIYLVGRMALETVTADEIDRVLGQVLEAVDSDFNTLLELGFRSSIEKEYQWRVARGESLKNLQAFAHLIDHDDS; encoded by the coding sequence GTGAGCCCGGTGCAGGACCTCATCGAGGCGACGCTGCAGGAGCACGAGCTGGAGTACGCCCACCACCGGGGCGCACACGGTGGGCTGCCCGGACTGGTGGTCGCGCTGCCGGGGGAGCGGCGGCTCAAGACCAACACCATCCTGAGCATCGGTGAGCACTCGGTGCGGGTCGAGGCGTTCGTGTGCCGCAAACCGGACGAGAACTTCGAGGGCGTGTACCGGTTCCTGCTCAAGCGCAACCGCAGGCTCTACGGCGTCGCCTACACCCTGGACAACCTCGGCGACATCTACCTGGTGGGCCGGATGGCCCTGGAGACCGTCACCGCCGACGAGATCGACCGGGTGCTCGGCCAGGTGCTGGAGGCGGTCGACTCGGACTTCAACACGTTGCTGGAGTTGGGTTTTCGGTCCTCCATCGAGAAGGAGTACCAGTGGCGGGTGGCCCGCGGGGAATCGCTGAAGAACCTGCAGGCCTTCGCGCATCTGATCGACCACGACGACTCGTGA